From the genome of Solanum pennellii chromosome 6, SPENNV200:
AGGTGGCATTGAAGGATTAGGAAGTAAACCAGATGACGCTGGATGTGCTTGAAAATGACCAGGTCCTTGAAATTGTGTTTGTTTAGGCCCTGAATctattattgaattttgaagATAACGCATATAAACTGAAATCGGAGACTCAGTTGTATTTGTCCAAACATCTCCAGGAGTTGGAGGTAACATAGGTGGTGAGGGCTGACCATAGTGAGGAGGCGGTCTAGCAATATTGTTTTGGTAAGGAACGCCTCCAGCAGGTCGAGCTGGGGCAGGGATCTGTGCTGGAGGATGGATTGGAATTTGGGGACGATTTATAGGAGTCAAAGGCGGTGGCCGAATCTTCTGTAATCTCATACTCGGAGGCTTAGAAGGATTCTGGGGAGGTTTAGATGGAGGCTCTTGAGATGGTGAACCTGTCAGTTGCTGAACAATGCTCCGAAAATCATTCTTGTTAATATTGTAAACCTGAGGTTGAGGTTGTTGCCTAGCACTATTTGCATTGGTAAAATTAGGTTGGTGTATAGGACTCTTGTTGATATTCTTCCCAAATTTATTCACACCCAAATGATCAGAATTCCTATTGTACGACCGATTTGAATTATCCATCTCAGACACTTCAATGAAATGACTAAACTCCAAAATATACTATCGTTAACACCCTACTCAACACTGCAACTGAAACCTTATATCACTGCAATTGACCTTCTTCTGCCTATGCAGATATACACTTTGAATTTAAGATATAACACCCTTAACTCTCCAAACTTAAACAAATCCGAAAAGGTTCTGAAGCAGCATTATGATAACAACAAACTTTACACTTGAAATTGAAGAACTATCACCACAAACAGTAACACCCATAGATCAACCAACCAGCTTCAACTCCAAACAAACTTCTGCTTCAGTTAGAAAAAAGTAACTTCTGAATTCCCAAAAACACAACTTTATTCGTCccacaaaatatttaattcccAAATATTATGTATCACCGAACTCTTCcaaaaaagaaacaacataCAGTTATTTTACTTTACAAATACTTGAGTCCAAACGAGCAAAACAGAGAACaaaacaaccctaaaaatttcaacttttttcgGTTTCCCGACTTCCAATTTACCAGATATATAGATAATTCACTGAAATTGAAAAAGGGTTAGAGCAGAAGAAATTTACGTTGTGATTAATTGGGGCAAAGCGTCGAACAGTTGAACTGCAAATTTGTTCTTCAGCTATAGATACGAAAGATAGAGTCTTATATGAGTTAAAGAAGACGTAGAGTAAACCCTAGTAAGCGAGCTGAGCACGGCGGAATGTGGTGGTGGAGTTGGTGGGTTTCGTCGGTCAACCaagaaatgaaaaggaaattgaAGTAAGAAAAACTACAGAAAAATGACGCGTTTGGccgataaaataaaaatagaactcactttatttatattttaaaaaattgtgaataTGAAATCGTGTTTGACtgtatttatacatttttaaagaatatattaatgTACTCAACTTGaataatttatgtgaaatatatagtaaattttaatttaagagTATTATTTCAAAAcagataattaaataatatgataaattagATTTAATGTTCGAGCTATTGTATGctattatgaatttatttattttactttttaaaattcattaagtTTGAGTTAAAGATGAGGGTTGtgctttgttataatttttataaaataaaaaaataagataaaatatgaaataaaaaatatagtgaAGATGGAAAAAGTAAATAAGGTTTTgtattgaaatttttataatcaattattagttttttataaataaaaagtcGAAAGAAGATTTTCCgctgattttatttatttagtgtatttttatttgagtctatttttaaaaatagcatttattttttaacaatattttaattacaacTTTCTAATTGGCAAAGGACAACTCCAACGTACTTTTCTTCAAATGTGACTTTAGAAGTgaattacccaaaaaaaaaagagacttCGTTTATTTcctatatataattaaaatcataaattgatAACTATTTTAATGTATCTGATATGTT
Proteins encoded in this window:
- the LOC107021311 gene encoding protein HAIKU1-like produces the protein MDNSNRSYNRNSDHLGVNKFGKNINKSPIHQPNFTNANSARQQPQPQVYNINKNDFRSIVQQLTGSPSQEPPSKPPQNPSKPPSMRLQKIRPPPLTPINRPQIPIHPPAQIPAPARPAGGVPYQNNIARPPPHYGQPSPPMLPPTPGDVWTNTTESPISVYMRYLQNSIIDSGPKQTQFQGPGHFQAHPASSGLLPNPSMPPFPSPRMNGPPPFPLSRMNGPPPPLLSPRMNGPPPLPFARLNGPPPRLLSPRMNGPPLLPSPRMNGPPPLPSPGINGPPPLPSPTSQYLLPSPTGFLNLLSPRSPYPLLSPVMQHPPPLTPNFFFSPMAQPGGFGTGPQFPPSPGYGFPLSPSGFFAMSSPRWRGQ